Genomic segment of Hydractinia symbiolongicarpus strain clone_291-10 chromosome 5, HSymV2.1, whole genome shotgun sequence:
TTAGCGAATAAAGGCTGCCAACGGCctgcaaaacacaaaaaaaatctatttgaatttttttaagatcCAGCCACTTTAAAGTAGAGAAATGTTTGTTCCACAAGTGCTTACTTTAGAGAAGTTCCCGGTACATTTACGTTTTTCAAAAAGCTCtggaaaatgaaatatataaaatgCTTTTAGTTTTTGTAAGCTATCTTTCTTTCTTCTTAGCTGTAAGTAAGTGTAGTTGCTGGAAAGTGAACATAATTCtctgtttttattctttgtttttgcattatttttagTATGACTATCATACCGTTTGTTATATTAAACTTTGCTTTTCGTACGTGGTGTTATGTTCTGAATGATAGACCAATCATTGGCGTCCTTGCCCAAAGGCTTCAAGAACCTATACCGGGAATTGCAGGAAGTTCCTATATTTCAGCAAGTTATGTGAAGTACTTGGAAGGAGCTGGGGCAAGAGTTGTACCTATCCATATTAATACCACGAAGGAGGATCTAAACAGAATATTTTCATATATAAACGGCGTTCTCCTTCCAGGTGGTGATGCAGATTTATTGGACTCTCCTGTACAGAGAAATGCTGAACTTTTATTTGACTTAGCAATGCAGGCTTTTAACAAGAGAGATCCATTCCCCATGTGGGGAACTTGTATGGGGCTTCAGTTGCTGTCGGTTTTAGCTGCGAAGTCAGGCAGTGTTATTTCTCGTTCGTTTGGTACCGAGGACCGAACATTTTCGTTAAATCTTACAGCAAACTACGAAACGAGTCGAATGTTTTCCGACGCTCCGCCAAACGTTATAAAGATTCTTCAAACACAAAATGTCACTTATAACGCTCACTATAACTGTGTTTCAGTAGATACGTTTCACGAAAACAGGAAACTGAACGCTTTTTTTCGACTTTTGTCAACAAATATCGATGCTCGGGGAAAAGGTTTTATGTCCACCATGGAAGGTAAGCCGTTTCGATTCTGTTGTTTCTGATTTGATTTAATATCTGGTGCGTAATAAAGTTGTGTTTGTGTTTGGTTTGTATTTGTGTATTTGGGAGGAAGGGGTAAAGGTTGCAAGGGGTAAaaaatttataactttttttacgTTAAAATCAAGCACAAAGGGAGTTACTAACAGTAATAATAACTGTGTTTTGATATCTTGAGCCGGTGTTGATAGGAATGCTCAATGTTTTTAGGGACAAAAGTATATATTTAAGTGAAACTATCAGAGAGCATATTTTtgttttcgcaaaataaaatatggtTATAAACGAAGTAAAATTTACGAGAAATGAGAATTTCAAAGAAAATAATGTGTATTTCTTTGTAACCTAAAATTTGTTGGTTGAGGATCTATTGTAATCATGCAGATAAATCTAATCTCTAATGTTGTcacgtgttttttgttttgtttttttcatttttttcttacttttagGCATCGAATTTCCCTTTTATGCTACACAGTGGCATCCTGAAATGAATATATACGAATTCGCTATAGGCGAGGGACTGGGGAAGAACATCAATCATTCCAAAGAAGCTGTTTTAATTTCGCAATATATGGCAAACTTTTTTGTGAGCGAAGCTCGTAAAAGTAAGCACAGATTTCCTGATCGGGAAACAGAAGATAGGTATTTGATATATGACTATCAACCATATTACACGGCTAAACGAGGTTATTTTGATGAACaaatgtacattttttaagacgGGTTTTCACACGTATTCACTGCAAGGGCGAGTTTCAAGTAGGTTAAGACAAgttagatttattttgaagtgcTAGAAGCACTTATTAGCGGCAGTTTTCAAACTTTAGTGTAATTTTATAATTGAATAATATATAagtaatataaataaattttatggttgttaagaatttttgaaattggtttttttaaaattgtgcaCATATTTcctgaaatataaaatataaaaactgagtttaaaacttgttgtttttttggtaactttttgtgtgtttttttggCAAATTGTTCTTTAAATAGATTTTACCTCAATTAtatattttctaaatatttaTTTGGTTTTTAAACACGGTTATATGAAACAAATAGCGAAGGGTtattttatctctttaataatagccgtatttcgtctgtctgttcgtgcgtctgttTAACTTTtggttacggaaacacgaaatgcgatatataaaggacgggcgaccctgtggatttttccacgggttaacgattagtattttaaattgctactaaaatctttttgtttttatatttaaatcgcGTATAAACAAAAGGGAAACCAAGCTTTAGAGACACACACCGATCTACTGGAGTGACTTTATTATAACCACAATGGTACCTTCACTTTTTCTACGATTTTAATATAACTTTATTTAGAGCTTATTTTTTGAATGGGTGTCCCTACTCTCCAGTGGAGGATTCAAAGTATCGTATGTAGAGAAACTAAGAAACAAGGGTTCCATCAGACGCACAGGGCTTGTTTCTTATACCGCTTTCTGCTGGGGTAGTGAAATTGATCCATGATAGAATCAAAATATCCCGACCTGACGTAAGCGGTAGGTCATTATGAAGGGTCTGTTTATAACGAAAGGGTTACCTCTATATAAATCTTTCTCCATTTGTTTCTTAACAGAGTTGGTAAGTGATCGATAACAATAATCTGGTAATCTggatgaatttatttatttattaaataatacttttacaggatgaggacttcagtaattttcaaatatatacATAGATACAAAGAAACTGCTATCAATGTCCGTCCTGTCtgagaataaaaatggaaaaaggcagtaaaaacagttaaaacagtaaaaacgataaaaacaaacaaaatattgaTCAACTAGAAATGCAACAGTATGCAGACAAGGTGTGAAGTGACTTCATGTGAGAGCTAATTAAGACATAGGTATAGTTCAAAATAGAGAACTAGGCTAACAAAAGATCTAGTGTGTATGTACAGTGCAATCAGTTGATGAAATGTGCACAACGTTTTGGATGATAAGTTAAAATGATGAGTTCTCTGATCACCTGAAATCTTTAGGCGCTACAACCAGCTATACAAATTTGATTTTTAACAGCTATTTTGAAACAATTTGCAACAAACGcaatgaatttattttaaagcTTAAGCTAATACCAAACACATATAAATTTACATGTCTTTGGTAATAGAGCAGCTTTTTCACCTTTACTAGTAATGTATCGTTTTCTTCTATTATTAATCTCTTTAGCTTCTCCGTCATCTTGTTGTTCTTTCGCCGTGCTTATGTTCTGCTCAGAATTAAAATCAGTCCCTGCCCAAACCTTTTTTTACATCTAATTAAAAAATTCACATTGTATTAAAAAGAGCTAAGGTTAAACAGGCGcgtcagcaatatttttatgcTGACACAGCAGAATTGCTTTCTAATTCCTATTTAACTTGATTCATTAtctttaaagataaaaataatgataaagtaataattttagaaaacataaaaagtcaggtagaaaaaaacaacatgttTTCTACCATTCAGAATAAAAGGTTTTTCTTGCAGTAGACTAACTTCACAAGTATGAAAATATGCTACCCCTAAGAAActtaaattttaattctttGTAAAGCATTTTCTTAACGTCGCGTTCTATAAGTACATTCTATGCGACGTTCGGGAGGTGTCTATATTGCACTGTTGGGTTCGGAATAAACAATGTGCAGACGTTTTGAACAGacagaaaagaaaatattaaacataGGAGTTGAatttttctcctctttttttTCTCAAGTTAATCACATCACTGCCTTAAATTGatgaattattttatattaacTTATAAAGGAAGTAAGCCCGTTTTTTCTATTTTGCTAATAGTTTCGAAAACAAAAGTATTGAAATATTGCCAAACGAATAgaaatgtaaatataaaaaatattgtaatcGTGCAAAAAAAGATAAGGAAGAGATTTTGTACGCTAAGCGAAAAAATGGCTCTCACGTTCACGCGAGGTGAGTTTACTTTAGGCGGTGCTTTATTTTGTATACATTGAACTTTAACCGGCCGaatccgagatttacgggaatccgTTCATTTCCCGTTACCGACTAAAACACTGGACGTCTGATCACAAATGATACggttttgaaaaccacaaattTCATACTTTCCAGCGTCCAAAACCGCATGGCCAAAAACGCGCAGGAAGTAAGTTTACTCGTTGAATTCGAGTTAACTAGTTAAACTTGAGTTAACTCGTTAAATTTTTACTTTGAAATCTACTGTTTGTGTTGCCATGAGTGGCAAATATTGGGCGTGGTCTAAACACTTGTACACTGATGATTAAAACAATCAAGTGTTTTCGCTAAAATTTCGACGCACGGTTTACGTTGCATGCTTAATTTCTACTACCTACTGAACACACCATTAACGTTGAGTACAAAAAACATCGTAATAAGAACAACGGctgttaatttaaaattattagaaGTAAGAAATGATAAGCCGCGAACTTTTGCCACCTATACGAAACAGTCATGCGTTCGTTCGAAGTATATCTGAACACTGAATTTAATACTTTCAAACATGTATGTCGGTGTAATCTTAACATAGCCTTTATAGCCACAATGTTCTAAACAAATTGATAGTTGATTTCTAAGATGTTTTTCATGAccagctttaataaaaaaataatcataaaGAAATAAGACATTTAAtcacaaaaaacatttaaaatatacTGTGATAATTATTTCGTTGCAGATCGAAATATTACTATAtttcagaaaatattttattgcgtTTGTTTACACCTAAAACAAGTTCTCATCATCATTGTTTTATTGTGGGATTTATAAGTAACATTTTGTTAGACCTTTGTAATAttcaacatatttttaatacctttttgtCCCTAtaatttctaaaagaaaaaaaatcataaaattattcATGAGTAAGGAATCGttcattgttttcattttgttattagtTCTCTTGTAACTTCAAAAATAGTAGTTAATATTTTATTGCGATATTATATTATGCTCATTATGTTGATAGATGCTTAAAAACGggaaaaaaagtgtaaaatcaaataaatttgACAACTTCCCTTATCTTTTGTACTTTTGGTTTCGACTGAAATCGTGACATATTTCTGGCTATGCAAACAAAAGAGTCGCAGCAACAAACCCCACTatgaatattttatatatttttctaaattagGAAAGATCATAATTCGCAGCACTGTCTTTCCGTTTCTATCATAAAGCAAACGTTCCGGTAGAATTGGCGTTAACAAAGGCATTATCACAAAAGGAACTAGACACTATTATTTAGGCATGACATTTGAAAGGCTTAACTTGAACAAATGGGTCATTGggttatacaaaataagtcaaatATCATTTCAAATAATCTTCTAGCTAGTATCTAGTCTATGCGTTAAATGTCCTTATTAACTATTTACAAGTAAGGAAGAAAAAATTGTTGACCCAAAGTTTCTTTGGGAACCAAATAAGCATATAATTACTTCCTCACCAACAAATTCTTGTTGTCTTAATAATTGTAAATAGTTCTTTTTATTCCTAGCTGCAGTAGCTAATAGAGATGGTACTTTATTGGCATGTTATTTTGCCACAGATCTTAGTTCCCTTGTTTTTACCTTTATTCCTAGCTGCAGTATTTAAAATGGGACATGAATTGATTAACTATTAACCAGCAGGGAAGCAAGAATGTTTACCAACGTCTTTTTGGGAACTGAATAAGTGTATAATTACTTCCTCACCAACAAATTCTTGTCAACTTTCTAATTCTCGCACGTCTTCTTAGGCAATAACACGGAATCTCGTTCTTGTGATCTTTAGAGAagaggcgaacaaaaaattaatatgtGTTGTgtgccagaaaataaattttaggccagagaaaaagtatatatacattTCCAAATCCTAAAATGTACTAGATAAgtactataataacaaataaataactatatttcacaactaagtatTTATATACCTTCCTAACAACATCTGTACAGAAACTTCATGGCTGTATGGGGTAAAGAAAGTAGGTTTTAGATGTACTTTCcagtaaacatcaaaaaatACATCTTTGACTTgagataaccaagaatattttacatatTATAGCAGTAACAGCTTCTTATAACCTTTGTTGAAACTTCTTAGAACTTAAGGCATATCTGTTatgaccaacaacaatattgTTTCCATGTTTTGAgtcccttttccacaacatacttCGAGCTTCGAACGTTTGTTCAGATGAGATGACgccaaatttgataaatatacagaccggaaacattcAACAATAAATCGAACGTGCAATATGCAATATGTGTCATCTTTATTTATGAATCTtcaatttctttatattttttaattaaaagtttgtTAGGTAAAGTCagtttaaaacaataaaaatatgctCTTCACATGTTATCCAACATTTCTGCTATTTTGACATTTgtttaattaacttttttgcTAAGATATtgaaaagtaccctgtggggcTGTTGTTTACCTGTAACTGTAGCAACCTCCATGCAAAAATTGATCATAAAGTCACCTCAGTGAAAGATTATCTAAAGAAAACGTAAATTCTTTTGTTGAAATTGGGGAAACATACTTTTAGACAATTAACTAGCTAGGGACCTATTTGATAGATGTTCCTGATTAGGATAGAATGCATTATGTGTAGCTGAAATTCTTTTATACTAAACACCTCGCTTGTTTTTAGACATGTGAGTGATCGCTTCAAAGATTTCTTGCATTAGTTAGGTTCGTTCATAAATATATTTCCTCACAAAAGTATTAGGCAAAGACACTTTTTAATCCATTttacaaaattagcaaaaagcaTTAACTCGTGAATGCTACTTTTCCAGGCGTAGATTAGGTAAGTCGCGCTTAGAATACGCTTTCTAACACGTTTGCCTCACGCAAAGGTGCCAAAAATCGAGAAAAATGATCATGCTGATTTCAGCGACTGTTAGCACATTGCAAGAGTTAAGAGCCAACCAAATAATCTTAAATCATAAGTCCACGCAGGTGAGTTTTCAATTTAATTGCGTGAATCCAGTTTCTTAATATATTTTGTCAGCGAGTGTAAGTAGAATGAGGAAACAACTCTCTTTTGTCTTGCGTATATTGGACAAAATTTTTCATCGCAGTTTAATTAGGCAAGACAACAAACATGTTGTCTTGCTTACCCTAACACTAACCTTAACTAACCCTAACTAGCTAAAAATATTGGAACTTGCAGTGTAACAAGCTGATTCCAAAGTCATGCAAAACCTTTCGCTAACGTAATTAAATACAGAAATGAGGAAAAAATAGTTCCTCTAAGTAGGTGTTACTTGTAATTTCATTACTAATTTTTATTCATCATTGTTATCAGATTTTATCGAAGAATGAATATTGGACAAACAAACCCACCGACAATCGCAGCAAAGGTCTATCTTTAGGACTTTTTTTGGATTTTCGAGCACTTGCTGGGGTTTTTCCATGTGAATGATGTAGAACAAGAGAAAATAAGTTAATTATTAACCTTTATTTGGTTGTCAGAATTTAAATACAAGAGTGAAAATCAACTATGCGTAAATTGTTCCCTTTTCTTTGAGGGCTTCAACACAACAGAACCCGTTTGCATTTCAATAATACTCTACAATGTcagtaatatatataatatataaaatcgaCAATTTACagtattttcttattttacagTTCCAACTTCCTTGGATGCACGATAAAAAACACGCGCGCAACAAAAACTGAAGTTTGTGGCATTCCTACAGAAACTAAATTACACTCGTGATAGCATCTCGTACGTAATCAGATTAGATAAGTATCTTTCAAATGATTATCACGGAGGAACATCGCACTATACTTTGTGATTAAAAATAATAGCAATGTACAAACAAATACCTCTTGTTAAGCCCTAAATATGTACGCATacttaagaaaaataatatatacaataCAGTggtctttaataaaaaaattaaacgtgggattattttttgtgttaataAGAATAAAAGTTGTTTCGTAATTTCTACCCCCTGATCGACATAATCAGAGGGATCATTACTCAGCAATATTTAGTTTCGGAACGTACTATAAAAGAGCATGATTCTCCTTAAAACGAACAGTGAGAGTTTCGTGGTGAGAAACAGGTGTCACTTAGCAAGGTAAGCAAATTGTAGTAGGTACCTCCATCGATGTGTCTATATTTGATGCCCTTTTTACATCTATTTATTGGCGTATTatggttatttattttttatttttttttgtactaaGTAACAAGGCAATGGAACAAATTATAAAGATGAAGCAATATTCgtaaagtttatatatttttctagcaacataaatttcttttttaacaaatatagaTGAGGTTCTTACAGTTATTGATGTTGTTTGGGCTTGTAGCTGTTCTATTAGCAGGTATGTGCTGacataaaattcaataaattttccTCTGTTCGTATACCAGGTACTTTCGTATTGGCTGTAAGTATAACAATAAACCATGTTTGCTCTGCTGGGAAGGACCGGATTACAGGTCCTGAAAAACTCGAAAAGAATAGGTTTAGGATTTtaggattttttatttatagcgAAAAGCGAGGATGATAACAAGAATGAACTAGATGTTGTGGACGAAGATGCAGACGACAAGAGCCCTGAAAAAGGTAAAATTACCGCTGTTAGTTTTGAACAGGCTTTTGGCGTCTTTGTCCTATTCAGTCTCTGGAAAATAAAGGTTAAGGCTAACCTAAAGTTGGAATCCCAGTATTTCTTAGtttaatatttgtaaaataacgTTTTATTTTATCATAAATATTATTACGTGAAAAATACTTATGAATTGCAGGAAAGACCTAAGCTttgaagaataaaatatttaaaagcagACTCTGAAAGTGGCATACTACCTAGGAAAACTATAACACAATAACATAGAGAAATTATAAAAGAAACTGATGAACTGTACGTACGTATGTAAGTGGCATACTACTTAGGAAAACTATAACAAAATAACATAGAAAACACATAAATACATTGATGAACTGTACATTTGgttattgtttcttttataGCTGAGGACACTGATAGTGATGATGATaacaataataatgataatgaggatgatgatgatgaggatgatgCGGATGAAGATGATGAAAAGGGACAAGATGTTATGAAGAGAGACGAAGATGAAGAGGACGAACCCAAAAATGCTAAAGGTAACAAtactaataaaataattttttggaatACTAATTTTGCTTACTTTTAATTCTTCTACCCTAAATTTAGATCCCTTGTGGTTTGGTCGACGACGCCGCAGCTACTACCGTCGACGATCCTACTACCGTCGACGATCGTACTACCGTCGACGCACGCCAAAACGTCGACGAACGCCTAAACGTCGCCGTTCTTACTACCGTCGCCGTTCCTACTATCGTCGTCGATTTGGCTTTAAAAAGCTCTAAACATTAAGTACAATGTATATGCA
This window contains:
- the LOC130645266 gene encoding uncharacterized protein LOC130645266 codes for the protein MRFLQLLMLFGLVAVLLAAKSEDDNKNELDVVDEDADDKSPEKAEDTDSDDDNNNNDNEDDDDEDDADEDDEKGQDVMKRDEDEEDEPKNAKDPLWFGRRRRSYYRRRSYYRRRSYYRRRTPKRRRTPKRRRSYYRRRSYYRRRFGFKKL
- the LOC130645265 gene encoding gamma-glutamyl hydrolase-like, which produces MTIIPFVILNFAFRTWCYVLNDRPIIGVLAQRLQEPIPGIAGSSYISASYVKYLEGAGARVVPIHINTTKEDLNRIFSYINGVLLPGGDADLLDSPVQRNAELLFDLAMQAFNKRDPFPMWGTCMGLQLLSVLAAKSGSVISRSFGTEDRTFSLNLTANYETSRMFSDAPPNVIKILQTQNVTYNAHYNCVSVDTFHENRKLNAFFRLLSTNIDARGKGFMSTMEGIEFPFYATQWHPEMNIYEFAIGEGLGKNINHSKEAVLISQYMANFFVSEARKSKHRFPDRETEDRYLIYDYQPYYTAKRGYFDEQMYIF